The window CGTTTTCTCCCTTGTGGAAGCAAGTGTAAGTTTTGTGCTAATAGCATTAGGCGGGTTTCTTGGAGGTGCGTTTCTTGCCTATTTGATCATTCGTTTGAAATTGTTCATCCGTCGATTAGGTATGGAAGATGTTACGCTTCATATGCTTATCCAATTACTAACACCTTTCGTAATTTTTTATATAATTGAGCACTTTCATCTATCTGGAATTCTTTCGGTTGTAGCTGCCGGTATTGTACATGCCATTTTCAAAGATCGTGAACAGTCACCCGCTATACAATTACAATTAGTGTCAAAAAGCACTTGGACGATAGTTATATTTATTTTGAATGGGCTTGTATTTGTTCTACTTGGATTACAAATTCCTAGTGTTTCACAAGAAATATTTGAAAGTCCATTATTTAATAATTATCAAGTAATTATGTACATTTTTATCATCACTGCAGCTCTACTGATACTTCGTTGGCTTTGGATTTATGTAGCTTGGTGGGTTGGTCGGTTGATGAAAGAAAAGAATTTACCTAAGCCATCTATTCGATATGTTGCTATTACGACTATAGCGGGGGTTCGAGGTGCGGTTACTTTAGCCGGTGCCTTTACAATTCCATACTTTTTAGCGAATGGTGATGTTTTCCCGCAGCGGGCTTTGATAATTTTTATAGCAGCTGGAGTAATTCTATTGACACTTGTCCTAGCTAGTATTGTCCTTCCTTTACTGGCAAAGTCGGAAAAAGGAAATATGGAGGAAGCTAAAGAAGAGATGGAAAGATTGGCTATTCTTCGAACGGCAGAGAGGGCAATCAGTACACTGCGTGATTTAACAAATGAAGAAAATCGTGGAGCAGCTGTCTCGATTATTGCTAATTACAATCAAATTAGAAACCAGCTATTATTTGTAAGTGAGGATGAAGCACACCGTATAAAAGAGTTAGAAACATCAACTCGTATGAAAGTCTTAGAAGTTGAAAGTGACTATATAGAAAAATTAAAAACAAATACCAAAATTGACCGCGAGTCCCTTTACTTAATCGAAGAGCATATTCATCGAATGCGTGTAGCTGTAACTAATCACTTACTATATAGATTGCTACTTGTTTGGACAGTTATTAAAAGAGGATATTATAATATTTTGAAGATATTCATGCATAAAAAACGCGATACAATCAAAGTTCGTTTAGCAAAAGGCAATAAAGTAGTGAGTTTTAAAGTAGAAATGGCAAAAGCTGCTATTAAATATCTGAGGGACACGATGACATCTGAAAACGAGGTAGTTAATGTACAACTTATTGGAGAGTACAATGATATGATTGTTAAATTTAAGTTAGCCAATAAACTAACCGATTCTGGTCATTATATAAGTATACAAAGAGAGCTTCGTGATCAGGCTTTTCAGGCAGAACGTGATGAAATTCAATACTTGTATCAAAATGGTGAAATATCTATGGAAATAACTAGGGAAATGCGAAGACACATAAATATTCGAGAAGCATATTGGATGGAGGAAAACAGTATCCATTCACATTAAAAGAAAAGCGCTGAAATCCTGAGGCGACACGAGAGATAAGACGTTGGAGCTAAACGGAAAATGACTAAAAAGCATATAATTTCTTTTGTTTCTACAAAACGTATCGACTAAAGTCGGTGCGTTTTTTCACGTAAAAATGCTTTTATGAAGTTAATTTAAATTAACAAAATTTAATCATTATTTTTTCTGTGTAATCCTTAGATGGAAGGTGATACTACGAAGAGTTAGACGAAGGAGGAAGGTATTATGACGATAAATAAAGATATTGAAGCATTAAAATCATACGTAAGTGTGGATCGAAGTGTTTTGAGTATTTATTTGAATACAAATCCGGCTGATCCAGAGCAACTAAATGGTGCTTGGGGGATTCATCTAAAAAGTGGTTTGAAGCGTATCGGAGAGTATATAGAAGCTTCAGGTGATGAAAAGGAATTAAAAGCATTTAATCATGTAAAAGATAAAATAAAAAATGAAATGGAAAAAAATTCATTGGAGTTACGTAAAGGGGCCGTTATTTTTGCTAGTGCAAATGATGATTTATGGTCTGTTCATTATGTGCAAGTACCTGTAAAAAACAATTTCTATTGGGAAAACCACCCTGTTACAGAACAACTGGAGTATATGTATAAAGCATATCCAGAAGCGGGTATAATCATGCCTAGCTTTGGAGAAGTTCGAATTTTAGACACAGCATTAGGATTTGTTCGGGACGATGTAACATTTAAATTTGATCCAGTATCCGAAACCTGGAATGAAAAAGTTAAATTGGATAGTCGAGGAAGACGCGCAACAGCAGATAGCAAAACAGCTGTATTAGACACAAAATATAGATCAAATGCGAGTACCTTTTATAAAGGGATGAGAACAACCATTGAGCAGTTAAAGAAAAAACGAGGTTGGCGGGAGTTTCATGTTGCAGGTGAGGCAGAAATGGCGAATGCATTTACAGAAACATTAAGGGATTCACCAGCAAGCTGTATTTACAAAAATTTAAACAACAGTAAAGCAAATGAAGTGATTCATCAAATTCTAGAAAAGTAAATTCCAACATACTTGAAAAATATTAACAAAATTTTCGGCTGTATTTGATGGTATAAATGATGAAAAAATACACAATATAAGCTTACAAGGAGGTGAACAACATGCCAAACAACAATCAACTTGTAGTACCAGGCGTTAAACAAGCTCTTGACCAAATGAAATATGAAATCGCTCAAGAATTCGGTGTTCAACTTGGAGGAGAAGCTTCAGCGCGTGCTAACGGTTCCGTTGGCGGAGAAATTACTAAGCGTTTAGTAGCTCAAGCCCAATCACAAATGAATGGAAATCAATATAGCTAATAAGTATTTGGCCGGTGGAAAAATTCCACCGGCTTTTTTCTGCACTATAGAAAAAGCAGAGGAAATTAAAGCAGCTTTTTAATGTTTAACGAATTTCGGCAATACATTAGCCTTAACGGTAAATCTTGTTTCAACTTCCTTTGACAATTAACCAGCGCTTTGGATAGATAAGCAACGGCGAGCAATTTCGGATTCTAATAGTTCTAGAAAGTCTGGACATAGCTTTAGCTTTTTAGCTGTTAAATAAGACTCGATTAGAAGATCGTCAGACATTTTACTCATAAACCTTAGCACCTCCGTTTTCATTAATTAGTATGGAAAAATATATATGCATGCTTCTGTGTATGTAGGTGTAACAAAATTTAATAGGTTCACGACTGGCAATTATTAAGACTAATAAAGTAAAGTAGTTTCAGTTATCTTTCTAAGACTAATTTAACAAATATTGAGCTTAAGAACAACTGTTCTATTATCCACAGGTATAAGTGGATAATATGTTAATAAGTTGTTAGTAGTAGTGAAAGACTTATATATATCAGTGTGAATTATGTGTATAAAGTTATCCACATTTCTTATAAACTCGAATATTGTCGAAACATTTCCCTAAAAATCATCCAAAATAAGGTTCTAATAACATTTTTCTATGAAAATAATAGAATTATTTTAGGATTTGTCTAAATTAATGCCCGTTTTAAATATATTCTAGATATTGCAAAAGGGAAAATGTTAATATCTAAATGTTTATCCACAATAATCAGTGGATAAAATGTGGATTATTATTATTTTATCCAGCCTATTATAGATATAACGCGATTTGAATTGTGCATAACTTTATCCACATGCATCAACTTTATGCATTTGTCGAATATTGAGTGTAATAGGACAATCCAATGCCAACGTATTATAGTTTAAATCATTAAAAGGAAGTGAATAAGATTTCCAATAAAAAATGTAAAAAATGCAACAAACTAAGCGGGAAAGGAACTTGTACATGTAAATAAAAAGTCATGACCCTCACAAAAATAGTGAGGGTATGACTTGTTTCTGATAATGAAAATGCTATTCTCGATCCTTATCCATGACTTCTTCCTCAGTATCTTCCGTATTTTCATCGTTTTCAATATTTACATCCACATCTTCTTCTGCTGGATTATCGTCTAGATCGTCATCACCATTGTTATCATCCCCACAAGCTGCCAACAATCCTACTGATAGAAACGCCGCAGTACCGATTTTCCACCATTTTTGTCCTGTGATTGAATTTGTAGCCACACTAATTACCTCCTACGATCAAACGTTTACTCTCCGTCTTTATCTTCCTCTTCAAGCTCTTGTTCTACATCTTCTTCGATATTATCATCTACATCAGACTCATTTTCTCCATCCCCACACCCCGCTAATAAACCTACTGATAAGAATGCAGCTGCACTTATCTTCCACCATTTTTGTCCTGCGATAGAATTTTTAATCATGTTAAATTCCTCCATTTTAGTATTATTTCTTGTGTATTAGTAAGTACTTACCCTAGAAGTATTCTGTTATAAACATTTTATAGAACGTGACACATACTTGTTATGTTATTAACATGTCTGTAACAAAAGGAGAGCTAAAAAAATAACACATAACATTGCTCTAAAAAAACATAAACCTGACCAAATAGTCCATAAGAAAAACCGGGCAAAAAAATGCCCGGTTCCTTAAGTTCAAAAACCTGTTTCTAGCGTTTTCAGTTGGCTCTGGGTCAGACTGATTGCAGTATTATTCATTTGTTAAAGTACCGTGAAACTAGAGTTCAGGTATATTTTATACTTAAAAAAACTACCTCTTCGAATTAAGAAGAGGTAGGTATATCTTTAGGCTTATGTGTAGTTTCTTTTTTTAAATGCGCATACGTTCTTTCTACATCAACACTAAAAATACGGTCTTCAGTAATAGAAGGAACAATATCTCTTATTTCTTGCCACTTGTACTGTAATGCAGGAGATATGAGGGTATTTCCTCTATACTCCACTCCTTGCACTGCACAAATTGCTTCGATTGCGATGACTCTACGGCTATTTTGAATGATTTGATTGGCATGTCTTGCTCCGATTGTTCCCATGCTCACATGATCTTCCTGATTTGCGGAAGAGGGAATAGAGTCAACGGAGGCAGGATGAGCCAAGGTTTTATTTTCAGAAACTAGGCTTGCTGCTGCATATTGTAAAATCATAGCTCCAGATTGTAATCCAGGCTCTGGGCTTAAAAAAGGTGGTAATCCTTCATTTAGATGTGGATTTACTAAACGCTCAATTCGTCGCTCAGAGACATTTGCAAGTTCAGCCATTGCAACCTTTAAGAAGTCCATGGCAAATGCAATTGGCTGACCGTGAAAGTTTCCTCCCGAAATGATTACTTCGCCATCATCTATGATTAACGGGTTATCCGTAGCTGCATTCATCTCAATTTCCAGTTTTTCCTTCACATAAGCAAGGACCTGCCAGCTAGCTCCATGAATTTGAGGTATACATCTTATAGAGTAGGCATCCTGTACACGTTTTTCACCTTGCTTAGTTACAAGTTGACTACCTTCAAGCCATTGAAGCATCCTTTTCGCAACTCCCACTTGCTCGGGATAACCTCGAGCTTCATGAATAGCTGGATGAAAAGCATCTGTAATGCTGTACAAAGCTTCCATTGTCATGGCAGCAATCCATTCACTTTGATAGGCGAGTGTTTCGGATTCAAGCCAATTGACTACTCCTTGAGCGGTCATCGCTTGCGTTCCATTTATCAATGCGAGACCCTCTTTAGCCTCTAATACAATGGGCGAGATATTATGTTTCTCCCAAACTAGATGGGATGGAACTTGGTTATCACCGTCCCATACAAACCCTTCTCCTATTAAAACTAAAGCAAGATGGGAAAGGGGAGCTAAATCACCAGAGGCTCCAAGAGATCCCTGCTGAGGAATCACAGGATGAATACGCTGGTTCACCATGTATGTCAGTCGTTCTAATACCTCTAAACGAATGCCAGAGAATCCTTTAAGTAATGCATTTAAACGAAGAACGACCATTGCGCGTGATACAACTTCCTCGAATGGTTCTCCAATACCACATGCATGGGAACGAATAAGATGTAGTTGAAGGGCATGGACATCAGACTCGTTTATACTCACATCACTGAATTTCCCAAAACCAGTGTTTATGCCATAAACAGTATGCCCTTCCTCCACGATACGTTCAACGACCTTTCGACTTTTCACAACATTTTCTTTTGCACCATCATCTATTATGATCTGTTCATTCTGATATAAAATTGCTCTCATATGTTCCAGAGTAAGAGCATTTCCTTTTAAGTTAATCAAGATTAATCACATTCTTTCCAAGTTGAATTAATTGAATGCCAGAGCTGGAGATAAGAGTAGCATAAAGTATGAATTAGGGTATGCAGAAGTAGGGTTTTGTTCAATCCATTGATGTACTTCAAATCCCTAATGCTTTTCTATTGCCATTTTGGTTGGACTATTTCAATGTTAACCGACCACCTTTACTCCTTTTTTCCACACACTATTCACATGATTTACTCCAAACAAATACTGTAATTGCTGGTAATTTGGAACGTTCCAGAGCACAATATCTGCTTGTTTACCTATTTCTAAAGAGCCGACTTTATCCTCCATTTGAATAGCACAGGCTGCATTGTATGTTGCCGCACATAAGCTCTCAGCAGGAGTAAGTCTCATCGAAATACAAGCTAAATTCATCACAAGCGGCATGGATGTTGTGGGAGAGGAACCAGGATTACAATCAGTTGAAATCGCAACTGGCACACCAGCATCAATCATTGCTCGACCCCTTGCAGCAGTCTCTCGTAAATACAAAGCTGTTGCAGGCAATAGGCATGCGATAACTCCTTGTTTGGCCATTGCAGCAATACCGCTATCTGATGCTTTCAATAAATGCTCTGCAGAAATAGCTCCCACTTCCGCCGCAAGTTCGGCTCCTCCATAAGGTTCAATTTCATCAGCATGAATTTTAGGGGTCAACCCAAGAGCTTTCCCAGCCTCTAAAATTCGCTGCGATTGCTGAGGGGTAAAGACGCCCACTTCACAGAAGACGTCATTAAACTTAGCGAGCTTTTCACCGGCTACTTTGGGCAGCATATCATTCACTATCAAACCAACGTATTCATCTTCTTTTCCTTTAAATTCAGCGGGAACAGCATGTGCCCCCATAAAAGTTGGAACAATATCTATTGGATGTTCTGCCTGCAATCGCTGCATAACGCGAAGTTGTTTTATCTCCGTTTCAACATTTAAACCATATCCACTTTTTCCTTCTATAGTAGTAACACCATGAGCTAAAAATGAGTCTAGCCTTTTTTCAGTCTGGACAAAAATTTCTTCTTCAGATGCTTCTCGTGTCATGCGGCTAGTCGCATGGATACCTCCGCCTGCGTTCATAATATCCATATAAGTGGCACCTTCTAGACGCATTTCAAATTCACGCTCACGACTTCCACCGTATGCAACATGCGTATGTGGATCTATAAGTCCAGGTGTGACGAGTTTTCCAAACGCATCAATGATTTCCGCTTCATCTATACGAGTTGCATACTTTCTTTGCAGCTCCTCTGTTGTACCTATAGCTTGAATCAGTCCATTTTCAATCCATATACTTCCATCTTCAATAATAGAAAGCTCACTCATGGCTTCTTTCGTTCGTGGACCTTTATGCTCGTTAGCCAAGGTAACTAATTGAGATGCGTGTTTAATCCATACCGGACTACTCATATGCTTTAGCACTCCTTTTCCATCATTGGAATATGGACGCCTTTAGCACGAGCTGTCTTTTCTGCCAGCTCGTAACCAGCGTCGAAATGACGAACAATTCCCATACCTGGATCTGAAGTGAGGACTCGTTCTAATCTTACTTCGGCTTCTTTTGTTCCATCAGCAACTATGACCATACCAGCATGAATAGAATATCCCATTCCGACCCCGCCTCCGTGGTGTACGGAAACCCATGTTGCACCGCCGACAGCATTTATCATGGCATTTAAAATAGGCCAATCTGCCACTGCATCTGAGCCATCTTTCATCGCCTCTGTTTCACGATTCGGGGAGGCAACCGATCCTGAATCTAGATGATCTCGTCCAATGACGATGGGAGCACTTAATTCACCAGAGGCAACCATATCATTGATAATTTTCCCAAAGCGTGCTCGTTCACCATAACCTAACCAGCATATTCTGGAAGGAAGTCCTTGGAATTGGATTTTTTCACGAGCCATTTTAATCCAATTACATAGATGAGTGTTATAGCTAAATTCGCGTAAGATTACTTCATCAGTTTTATATATGTCTTCAGGGTCTCCAGACAATGCGACCCATCTGAAGGGACCTTTGCCTTCACAAAACTGTGGTCGGATATAAGCAGGGACAAATCCAGGGAAGTCAAAAGCACGATTGAACCCTTCATCCTTGGCCACCTGGCGTATATTATTGCCATAATCGAATGTTATGGAACCTTTATCCATTAACTCCACCATAGCACGCACATGCACGGTCATAGAGGTCTTAGAGCGCTTTATATATTCGCTAGGATTTTCTTGACGTAAGAGTATTGCTTCCTCTAGGGACGTTTGGGAAGGGATGTAGCCGTTTAATGGATCATGCGCTGAAGTTTGATCGGTCAATACATCTGGTGTAAAACCACGAGCGATCATTTCAGGTAAAATATCCGCTGCATTTCCAACAAGTCCTATAGAGAGAGGTTTTCCAGCTAATTTTGCTTCTTCTGCTAGTTGAATTGCCTCATCTAATGTATGCGCTTTCAAGTCTGTGTAGCGTGTTTCAATGCGTCTATCTATTCTAGTTTCATCTACTTCTATAGCAATACATACTCCACCATTCATCGTAACTGCTAATGGCTGAGCTGCCCCCATACCACCTAACCCAGCTGTAAGTGTTATCGTATTTTTTAGCGTTCCATTGAAATGCTGTTTTGCAAGTTCAGCAAATGTTTCATAAGTTCCTTGGACAATTCCTTGAGAGCCAATGTAAATCCAACTGCCTGCAGTCATTTGTCCATACATCATTAATCCCTTTTTATCGAGCTCATGAAAATGCTCCCATGTAGCGTACGCCGGCACTAAGTTTGAGTTTGCTATCAAAACACGTGGTGCATCGATGTGGGATTTAAATACCGCTACTGGTTTTCCGGATTGGACAAGCAATGTTTCATCATTTTCGAGTTCCTTTAAAGAGCGAACTATTGCATCAAATGCATCCCAGTTACGAGCTGCCTTACCGATACCACCGTAAACAACTAAGTCATCAGGATGCTCTGCTACCTCCGCATCTAAATTGTTCATAAGCATGCGAAGTGCTGCTTCCTGTAGCCAACCTTTCGTATTCAACTTGGTTCCTCTATATCGAATAACCTTATCGTTTGCTTTTCCCATTTAAATACCTCCTCGATTTCTATCTTTATTCTATCTAAATTTTTAAACTATTTAAGGGTTTTTATGAAAAAAGTAAAAATTTCTCATCTGCTAATTCAATACTTTATTAGCATAATAGAGTGCTTTGTTAGTGAATTGAAACTATTTCCATTATTAACCGTCTGATTATTCAGATATATATAAGGGGGCAGTTATTATGAAAAAAGTGTGGTTATCCTTAGTTACCGTAAGCCTATTCGCACTACTAGCAGCCTGTAGTGGGGACGAAGAGTCTGCTAAGATGAGTTCAGCAGATAGAGTATCTGATTCGGCAGAATTTGCAACTGAGGAACAAAAAAGTGTAGAAGCAGAAGTGGAACAGGAGAGTGCAACAGAGGATATAGAGGCACCTAACACTCGAATGATCATTCATCAGGCTAAGATTAGCACGAATGTAAAGGATTTAGAAAAGGCACAGCATAATATGGAACAAAAGGTGAAGAAGTATGAAGGCTATATTGTGGAGTCCAATGTGTATTTGGAATCTGAAGAAACAAGTACTGGGAAAATGGTTGTGCGAATTCCAGAGAAGCATTTTGAAACATTTTTGTCCGAAGCAGAGGTGGAAGCATCCAAAGTTTTAGAAAAAAATGTAACTGGACAGGATGTAACTGAGCAGTATGTAGACCTAAGTTCTCGAGTAAAATCAAAACGTGCAGTGGAGGAACGGTTACTAGCATTTATGAAAGATGCTGAAAAAACAGATGACCTACTGAAAATTTCCAATGATCTGGCAAAGATCCAAGAAGAAATAGAGGTACTAGTGGGGAAAATAAATTATTTAGAAAATCAAACGTCCTTTTCCACGATCGAATTAACTATGTATGAAAACCGTGTCATTATTCCAGAAATAGAAAACAAAGACTTGAATACATGGGAGAAAACGAAAAAGCAATTTATAACAAGTACAAACTCACTTTTATCAATAGGCTCAGGAATTATTGTGTTTATAATTGGTAATATACCAGTGCTAGCGCTTTTGGCAATTATTGCAGTTGTGGTAGTTTGGGTAATTAAGAGAAGGAAAGTAAAAGAATAGTAATCTAAAGTCGGGTATTATAATTGTGAATATCCTATAAACAACGAATAAAGCATCTCTTGATCTCACAAGAGATGCTTTATTGTTGTGGAGAATTTGGTATCATAATTTCTAAAACTTCATACTATGTATAAACTACTCCCATGAATGGAGGGAAACATGGACATTTTAAACAAAGTAAGAAATTATCGAGAAGAAGAGAACCAGCTCAAGTGGGAAGGTACGTTTGAAGAATTTTTAGCGATTGTGAAGGAACGTCCAGAGGTTGCCCAAACGGCACATGCACGGGTTTATAGCATGATAAAAAATGCAGGACTTACTGAACAAGAAAACAAAAAACAATTTACTTTTTTTCAAAATGAGATTTTTGGATTAGAGGAATCACTAGAGCGATTAGTGGAAGAATACTTTCATCCTGCAGCCAGAAGATTGGATGTACGAAAACGAATTTTATTATTAATGGGGCCAGTGAGTGGAGGAAAGTCGACTATTGTAACACTACTTAAACGAGGGTTTGAACAATATTCTCGTACAGATGAGGGTGCGGTATACGCTATAAAAGGCTGTCCAATGCATGAGGATCCTCTGCATTTAATCCCTCAGCATTTGCGAGAAGACTTCTTTGATGAATATGGAATTCGCATTGAAGGTAGTTTGTCACCTTTAAACTCGATGAGGCTTGAAAAGGAATATGATGGTCGCGTAGAAGATGTCATGGTGGAGCGCATTTTCTTTTCAGAGGACAAAAGAGTGGGAATTGGTACCTTTACACCATCCGACCCTAAATCTCAAGATATCGCTGATTTAACGGGCTCTATAGACTTTTCAACAATAGCAGAATATGGTTCAGAATCAGATCCTCGTGCATATCGCTTTGATGGGGAGCTCAATAAAGCGAATAGAGGAATGATGGAGTTCCAAGAAATGCTGAAACTAGATGAAAAATTTCTTTGGCATTTATTATCATTAACACAGGAAGGTAATTTTAAGGCAGGACGCTTTGCATTAATCAGTGCAGATGAATTGATCGTAGCCCATACCAATGAAACTGAATACCGATCTTTTATAGCCAATAAAAAGAATGAAGCGTTACATTCTCGTATTATTGTCATGCCGATACCTTATAATCTAAAGGTCAGCCAGGAAGAACGGATATATGAAAAGATGATTAGAGAAAGTGATATGACGCATGTTCATATTGCCCCGCATGCACTAAGGGCTGCTGCAATTTTTTCCGTACTTACGAGACTTGAGATTCCGAAAAAAACAGGAATAGATCTCGTCAAAAAAATGCGCCTTTACGATGGTGAAAATGTGGAAGGCTATAACGACATCGATGTGGAGGAATTGAAGAAAGAGTCCCAAACCGAAGGAATGAATGGAATTGATCCGCGTTACGTAATCAACCGCATTTCTTCTGCGATTATTCGTAAAGAAGTTCCGTCGATTAATGCCCTAGATGTGTTGCGTTCTTTAAAAGAGGGCCTTGATCAGCACGCATCCATCTCTGATGAAGACAAAGAAAAATACATGAATTATATAGCTATTGCCCGCAAAGAATACGATGAAATAGCGAAGAAAGAAGTACAAAAAGCATTTGTTTACTCATATGAAGAGTCAGCAATTACGCTAATGAACAACTATTTAGATAACGTTGAGGCTTTCTGCAATAAAAACAAAATGAGAGACCCACTGACTGGGGAAGAGTTGAACCCAGATGAGAAGCTAATGCGCTCCATTGAGGAACAAATCGGAATTTCTGAAAATGCGAAAAAAGCATTTCGAGAAGAAATACTCATTCGATTATCGGCATATGCAAGAAAAGGAAAACGTTTTGAATATAATTCACATGAGCGTCTACGTGAAGCCATCCAAAAGAAATTATTTGCTGATTTAAAGGATGTCGTGAAAATTACAACATCATCTAAGACACCAGATGAAGCTCATCTGAAGAAAGTAAATGAAGTAGTGGCAAGATTAATAGACGAACATGGATACAACTCCACATCAGCCAATGAGCTATTGAAATATGTTGGTAGTTTACTTAATCGATAGATGTAAATGCGACAGTTGTAAGAAGGGACGAATAACATAGTCGAATGATTAATAAAGAAAAAGGCAATTCCATAACCGGTTATTCGGTATTTGGATGCCTTTTTTTTAAAAGATTATGAAAGTAT is drawn from Psychrobacillus sp. INOP01 and contains these coding sequences:
- the hutI gene encoding imidazolonepropionase, whose translation is MSSPVWIKHASQLVTLANEHKGPRTKEAMSELSIIEDGSIWIENGLIQAIGTTEELQRKYATRIDEAEIIDAFGKLVTPGLIDPHTHVAYGGSREREFEMRLEGATYMDIMNAGGGIHATSRMTREASEEEIFVQTEKRLDSFLAHGVTTIEGKSGYGLNVETEIKQLRVMQRLQAEHPIDIVPTFMGAHAVPAEFKGKEDEYVGLIVNDMLPKVAGEKLAKFNDVFCEVGVFTPQQSQRILEAGKALGLTPKIHADEIEPYGGAELAAEVGAISAEHLLKASDSGIAAMAKQGVIACLLPATALYLRETAARGRAMIDAGVPVAISTDCNPGSSPTTSMPLVMNLACISMRLTPAESLCAATYNAACAIQMEDKVGSLEIGKQADIVLWNVPNYQQLQYLFGVNHVNSVWKKGVKVVG
- the hutH gene encoding histidine ammonia-lyase, which produces MINLKGNALTLEHMRAILYQNEQIIIDDGAKENVVKSRKVVERIVEEGHTVYGINTGFGKFSDVSINESDVHALQLHLIRSHACGIGEPFEEVVSRAMVVLRLNALLKGFSGIRLEVLERLTYMVNQRIHPVIPQQGSLGASGDLAPLSHLALVLIGEGFVWDGDNQVPSHLVWEKHNISPIVLEAKEGLALINGTQAMTAQGVVNWLESETLAYQSEWIAAMTMEALYSITDAFHPAIHEARGYPEQVGVAKRMLQWLEGSQLVTKQGEKRVQDAYSIRCIPQIHGASWQVLAYVKEKLEIEMNAATDNPLIIDDGEVIISGGNFHGQPIAFAMDFLKVAMAELANVSERRIERLVNPHLNEGLPPFLSPEPGLQSGAMILQYAAASLVSENKTLAHPASVDSIPSSANQEDHVSMGTIGARHANQIIQNSRRVIAIEAICAVQGVEYRGNTLISPALQYKWQEIRDIVPSITEDRIFSVDVERTYAHLKKETTHKPKDIPTSS
- a CDS encoding sporulation histidine kinase inhibitor Sda, with amino-acid sequence MSKMSDDLLIESYLTAKKLKLCPDFLELLESEIARRCLSIQSAG
- a CDS encoding VLRF1 family aeRF1-type release factor gives rise to the protein MTINKDIEALKSYVSVDRSVLSIYLNTNPADPEQLNGAWGIHLKSGLKRIGEYIEASGDEKELKAFNHVKDKIKNEMEKNSLELRKGAVIFASANDDLWSVHYVQVPVKNNFYWENHPVTEQLEYMYKAYPEAGIIMPSFGEVRILDTALGFVRDDVTFKFDPVSETWNEKVKLDSRGRRATADSKTAVLDTKYRSNASTFYKGMRTTIEQLKKKRGWREFHVAGEAEMANAFTETLRDSPASCIYKNLNNSKANEVIHQILEK
- a CDS encoding alpha/beta-type small acid-soluble spore protein; amino-acid sequence: MPNNNQLVVPGVKQALDQMKYEIAQEFGVQLGGEASARANGSVGGEITKRLVAQAQSQMNGNQYS
- a CDS encoding DUF4349 domain-containing protein, which codes for MKKVWLSLVTVSLFALLAACSGDEESAKMSSADRVSDSAEFATEEQKSVEAEVEQESATEDIEAPNTRMIIHQAKISTNVKDLEKAQHNMEQKVKKYEGYIVESNVYLESEETSTGKMVVRIPEKHFETFLSEAEVEASKVLEKNVTGQDVTEQYVDLSSRVKSKRAVEERLLAFMKDAEKTDDLLKISNDLAKIQEEIEVLVGKINYLENQTSFSTIELTMYENRVIIPEIENKDLNTWEKTKKQFITSTNSLLSIGSGIIVFIIGNIPVLALLAIIAVVVVWVIKRRKVKE
- a CDS encoding Na+/H+ antiporter is translated as MEFFLIILLLLVIIGLSNFINHFLPYIPVPLIQIALGVSLAALPLGINVELEPELFFILFIAPLLFYDGKNVSRHELWKLRKPILMLALGLVFLTVLVIGYLIHWLIPSIPLSAAFALAAILSPTDVVAVGAISSRVKIPKTITHILEGEGLMNDASGLVAFKFAVAATVTGVFSLVEASVSFVLIALGGFLGGAFLAYLIIRLKLFIRRLGMEDVTLHMLIQLLTPFVIFYIIEHFHLSGILSVVAAGIVHAIFKDREQSPAIQLQLVSKSTWTIVIFILNGLVFVLLGLQIPSVSQEIFESPLFNNYQVIMYIFIITAALLILRWLWIYVAWWVGRLMKEKNLPKPSIRYVAITTIAGVRGAVTLAGAFTIPYFLANGDVFPQRALIIFIAAGVILLTLVLASIVLPLLAKSEKGNMEEAKEEMERLAILRTAERAISTLRDLTNEENRGAAVSIIANYNQIRNQLLFVSEDEAHRIKELETSTRMKVLEVESDYIEKLKTNTKIDRESLYLIEEHIHRMRVAVTNHLLYRLLLVWTVIKRGYYNILKIFMHKKRDTIKVRLAKGNKVVSFKVEMAKAAIKYLRDTMTSENEVVNVQLIGEYNDMIVKFKLANKLTDSGHYISIQRELRDQAFQAERDEIQYLYQNGEISMEITREMRRHINIREAYWMEENSIHSH
- the hutU gene encoding urocanate hydratase, with the protein product MGKANDKVIRYRGTKLNTKGWLQEAALRMLMNNLDAEVAEHPDDLVVYGGIGKAARNWDAFDAIVRSLKELENDETLLVQSGKPVAVFKSHIDAPRVLIANSNLVPAYATWEHFHELDKKGLMMYGQMTAGSWIYIGSQGIVQGTYETFAELAKQHFNGTLKNTITLTAGLGGMGAAQPLAVTMNGGVCIAIEVDETRIDRRIETRYTDLKAHTLDEAIQLAEEAKLAGKPLSIGLVGNAADILPEMIARGFTPDVLTDQTSAHDPLNGYIPSQTSLEEAILLRQENPSEYIKRSKTSMTVHVRAMVELMDKGSITFDYGNNIRQVAKDEGFNRAFDFPGFVPAYIRPQFCEGKGPFRWVALSGDPEDIYKTDEVILREFSYNTHLCNWIKMAREKIQFQGLPSRICWLGYGERARFGKIINDMVASGELSAPIVIGRDHLDSGSVASPNRETEAMKDGSDAVADWPILNAMINAVGGATWVSVHHGGGVGMGYSIHAGMVIVADGTKEAEVRLERVLTSDPGMGIVRHFDAGYELAEKTARAKGVHIPMMEKEC